A single Drosophila miranda strain MSH22 chromosome XR, D.miranda_PacBio2.1, whole genome shotgun sequence DNA region contains:
- the LOC108151389 gene encoding G-protein coupled receptor Mth2 isoform X1 — MDNPQIVKINQIIIQSKDTTTGLRKSLAEHLTSIMTKQVHQRGGSLYCGLTLMGVLCLVVFRLLPGTSFGVYAMPDERNIYHIRDGLHVPCTFFDTVNLTGYTPFPNGSYSYEGVLIPSHLVGQYNYIYKDLVERVDVDWHPRGCICRLKACLNICCPWGQVYNSEKEECNNDTTDIRIWPQPVMNVTFDNSSTQSVNIFKQFAVQSFRPCPKMFSLQPEINDFDDYLLFQNGSMLRLDDHNYINKSEFCLVVSYVNETDLYYSLNPANCDTDTEHTTVKIINAYAMLFSIPFMMLTIAVYLLIPELRNQHGKSLVCYLMGLSSGYTALCCVLLLKNLDPDDFSCKVFGYTAYFCFMSAFFWLNVISFDLWHNFRGTRGINRFQEKKRFLFYSLYSWGAALIFLAFTWIAQEQTDWPADLKPGIGGGQYCWLDMRNWSAMIYFFGPILAIIVANTVMFVMTSVKIHGVQREMARIIAREDSTKNLRTEKDNARRVLLRLRFGLFLRLFLIMGVTWSSEIISYFVGNDKKWSKIFYISDLCNAMQGFLIFMLFVMKKKVKHLITNRPLSVLLNSKFNSYKNRNKNSYSLKQQTNSSPTNTDPPKHEQTNANANANANANANATIAAT, encoded by the exons ATGGACAATCCCCAAATTGTGAAAATCAACCAGATAATCATCCAATCGAAAGACACCACAACTGGCCTGAGGAAGTCCCTGGCGGAGCATCT AACCAGCATAATGACAAAGCAAGTCCATCAACGGGGTGGATCCCTGTACTGCGGCCTGACTCTCATGGGAGTCCTGTGCCTCGTTGTCTTCCGCCTGCTGCCGGGCACGTCCTTTGGGGTGTACGCCATGCCCGATGAGCGCAACATCTACCACATCCGCGACGGCCTGCACGTCCCGTGCACCTTCTTCGACACCGTGAACCTCACGGGCTACACGCCCTTCCCGAACGGCAGCTACTCGTACGAGGGAGTGCTGATACCCAGCCACCTGGTGGGCCAGTACAACTACATCTACAAGGACTTGGTGGAGCGCGTGGATGTCGACTGGCATCCGCGCGGCTGCATCTGCAGGCTGAAGGCCTGCCTGAACATCTGCTGTCCGTGGGGTCAGGTGTACAACAGCGAGAAGGAGGAGTGCAACAACGACACCACGGACATCAGGATCTGGCCACAGCCCGTGATGAATGTGACCTTCGACAACAGCAGCACGCAGTCGGTGAACATCTTCAAGCAGTTTGCGGTACAGAGCTTCAGGCCCTGCCCCAAGATGTTCTCCCTGCAGCCGGAGATCAACGATTTCGATGACTATCTGCTGTTCCAGAACGGCTCAATGCTCCGTCTGGACGATCACAATTACATCAACAAGAGCGAGTTCTGTCTGGTGGTGTCCTACGTGAACGAAACGGATCTCTACTACAGTCTGAATCCGGCCAATTGCGACACGGACACGGAGCACACCACAGTGAAGATCATCAATGCGTACG CCATGCTCTTCTCCATTCCCTTTATGATGCTCACCATCGCCGTCTATCTGCTGATACCCGAGCTGAGGAATCAGCACGGAAAGAGTCTCGTGTGCTATCTGATGGGTCTCTCCAGCGGCTATACGGCCCTCTGCTGCGTTCTGCTCCTCAAGAACCTCGATCCGGACGACTTCTCCTGCAAAGTGTTTGGATATACCGCCTACTTCTGCTTCATGTCGGCCTTTTTCTGGCTGAATGTCATCAGCTTTGACTTGTGGCACAATTTCCGTGGCACACGGGGCATCAATCGGTTCCAGGAGAAGAAGCGGTTCCTCTTTTACTCGCTGTACTCCTGGGGAGCGGCGTTGATCTTCCTGGCCTTCACGTGGATCGCACAGGAGCAGACCGACTGGCCGGCCGATCTCAAGCCGGGCATCGGCGGGGGCCAATATTGCTGGCTGGACATGCGCAACTGGTCCGCGATGATCTACTTCTTTGGGCCCATTCTGGCCATCATTGTGGCCAACACCGTGATGTTCGTGATGACCTCCGTGAAGATCCACGGCGTGCAGCGGGAGATGGCCCGGATCATAGCCCGCGAGGACAGCACCAAGAATCTGCGCACCGAAAAGGACAA CGCACGGCGTGTCCTGCTCCGCCTCAGGTTTGGACTGTTCCTGCGGCTGTTCCTCATCATGGGCGTCACCTGGTCCTCGGAGATCATCTCGTATTTCGTGGGCAACGACAAGAAGTGGTCGAAGATCTTCTACATCTCGGACCTGTGCAATGCCATGCAGGGCTTCCTCATCTTCATGCTGTTCGTGATGAAGAAGAAGGTCAAGCACTTGATAACCAACAG ACCGCTTTCGGTATTGCTTAACAGCAAGTTCAACAGCTACAagaacagaaacaaaaacagctaCAGCCTCAAACAGCAGACTAACTCAAGTCCCACCAACACAGATCCACCCAAACACGAACAAACCAATGCCAATGCTAATGCTAATGCTAATGCTAATGCCAATGCCACTATTGCTGCCAcatga
- the LOC108151389 gene encoding G-protein coupled receptor Mth2 isoform X8, producing MDNPQIVKINQIIIQSKDTTTGLRKSLAEHLTSIMTKQVHQRGGSLYCGLTLMGVLCLVVFRLLPGTSFGVYAMPDERNIYHIRDGLHVPCTFFDTVNLTGYTPFPNGSYSYEGVLIPSHLVGQYNYIYKDLVERVDVDWHPRGCICRLKACLNICCPWGQVYNSEKEECNNDTTDIRIWPQPVMNVTFDNSSTQSVNIFKQFAVQSFRPCPKMFSLQPEINDFDDYLLFQNGSMLRLDDHNYINKSEFCLVVSYVNETDLYYSLNPANCDTDTEHTTVKIINAYAMLFSIPFMMLTIAVYLLIPELRNQHGKSLVCYLMGLSSGYTALCCVLLLKNLDPDDFSCKVFGYTAYFCFMSAFFWLNVISFDLWHNFRGTRGINRFQEKKRFLFYSLYSWGAALIFLAFTWIAQEQTDWPADLKPGIGGGQYCWLDMRNWSAMIYFFGPILAIIVANTVMFVMTSVKIHGVQREMARIIAREDSTKNLRTEKDNARRVLLRLRFGLFLRLFLIMGVTWSSEIISYFVGNDKKWSKIFYISDLCNAMQGFLIFMLFVMKKKVKHLITNRLLKPTPSNGSTSTNSTSINSDANGLPGKLRMKANAGASPSTGPKVGQ from the exons ATGGACAATCCCCAAATTGTGAAAATCAACCAGATAATCATCCAATCGAAAGACACCACAACTGGCCTGAGGAAGTCCCTGGCGGAGCATCT AACCAGCATAATGACAAAGCAAGTCCATCAACGGGGTGGATCCCTGTACTGCGGCCTGACTCTCATGGGAGTCCTGTGCCTCGTTGTCTTCCGCCTGCTGCCGGGCACGTCCTTTGGGGTGTACGCCATGCCCGATGAGCGCAACATCTACCACATCCGCGACGGCCTGCACGTCCCGTGCACCTTCTTCGACACCGTGAACCTCACGGGCTACACGCCCTTCCCGAACGGCAGCTACTCGTACGAGGGAGTGCTGATACCCAGCCACCTGGTGGGCCAGTACAACTACATCTACAAGGACTTGGTGGAGCGCGTGGATGTCGACTGGCATCCGCGCGGCTGCATCTGCAGGCTGAAGGCCTGCCTGAACATCTGCTGTCCGTGGGGTCAGGTGTACAACAGCGAGAAGGAGGAGTGCAACAACGACACCACGGACATCAGGATCTGGCCACAGCCCGTGATGAATGTGACCTTCGACAACAGCAGCACGCAGTCGGTGAACATCTTCAAGCAGTTTGCGGTACAGAGCTTCAGGCCCTGCCCCAAGATGTTCTCCCTGCAGCCGGAGATCAACGATTTCGATGACTATCTGCTGTTCCAGAACGGCTCAATGCTCCGTCTGGACGATCACAATTACATCAACAAGAGCGAGTTCTGTCTGGTGGTGTCCTACGTGAACGAAACGGATCTCTACTACAGTCTGAATCCGGCCAATTGCGACACGGACACGGAGCACACCACAGTGAAGATCATCAATGCGTACG CCATGCTCTTCTCCATTCCCTTTATGATGCTCACCATCGCCGTCTATCTGCTGATACCCGAGCTGAGGAATCAGCACGGAAAGAGTCTCGTGTGCTATCTGATGGGTCTCTCCAGCGGCTATACGGCCCTCTGCTGCGTTCTGCTCCTCAAGAACCTCGATCCGGACGACTTCTCCTGCAAAGTGTTTGGATATACCGCCTACTTCTGCTTCATGTCGGCCTTTTTCTGGCTGAATGTCATCAGCTTTGACTTGTGGCACAATTTCCGTGGCACACGGGGCATCAATCGGTTCCAGGAGAAGAAGCGGTTCCTCTTTTACTCGCTGTACTCCTGGGGAGCGGCGTTGATCTTCCTGGCCTTCACGTGGATCGCACAGGAGCAGACCGACTGGCCGGCCGATCTCAAGCCGGGCATCGGCGGGGGCCAATATTGCTGGCTGGACATGCGCAACTGGTCCGCGATGATCTACTTCTTTGGGCCCATTCTGGCCATCATTGTGGCCAACACCGTGATGTTCGTGATGACCTCCGTGAAGATCCACGGCGTGCAGCGGGAGATGGCCCGGATCATAGCCCGCGAGGACAGCACCAAGAATCTGCGCACCGAAAAGGACAA CGCACGGCGTGTCCTGCTCCGCCTCAGGTTTGGACTGTTCCTGCGGCTGTTCCTCATCATGGGCGTCACCTGGTCCTCGGAGATCATCTCGTATTTCGTGGGCAACGACAAGAAGTGGTCGAAGATCTTCTACATCTCGGACCTGTGCAATGCCATGCAGGGCTTCCTCATCTTCATGCTGTTCGTGATGAAGAAGAAGGTCAAGCACTTGATAACCAACAG ACTGTTGAAGCCAACGCCATCGAATGGCTCGACATCCACCAATTCGACGTCAATCAACTCGGATGCGAATGGACTGCCAGGAAAGCTGCGAATGAAGGCCAATGccg gtgccagtcccAGTACTGGGCCAAAGGTTGGCCAATAG
- the LOC108151389 gene encoding G-protein coupled receptor Mth2 isoform X6, which produces MDNPQIVKINQIIIQSKDTTTGLRKSLAEHLTSIMTKQVHQRGGSLYCGLTLMGVLCLVVFRLLPGTSFGVYAMPDERNIYHIRDGLHVPCTFFDTVNLTGYTPFPNGSYSYEGVLIPSHLVGQYNYIYKDLVERVDVDWHPRGCICRLKACLNICCPWGQVYNSEKEECNNDTTDIRIWPQPVMNVTFDNSSTQSVNIFKQFAVQSFRPCPKMFSLQPEINDFDDYLLFQNGSMLRLDDHNYINKSEFCLVVSYVNETDLYYSLNPANCDTDTEHTTVKIINAYAMLFSIPFMMLTIAVYLLIPELRNQHGKSLVCYLMGLSSGYTALCCVLLLKNLDPDDFSCKVFGYTAYFCFMSAFFWLNVISFDLWHNFRGTRGINRFQEKKRFLFYSLYSWGAALIFLAFTWIAQEQTDWPADLKPGIGGGQYCWLDMRNWSAMIYFFGPILAIIVANTVMFVMTSVKIHGVQREMARIIAREDSTKNLRTEKDKFGLFLRLFLIMGVTWSSEIISYFVGNDKKWSKIFYISDLCNAMQGFLIFMLFVMKKKVKHLITNRTIRVRSLRQTETNTTMAGSNFSVRQRFMDASSHIRRLVVIRNAFANAATTTSGVHSHAV; this is translated from the exons ATGGACAATCCCCAAATTGTGAAAATCAACCAGATAATCATCCAATCGAAAGACACCACAACTGGCCTGAGGAAGTCCCTGGCGGAGCATCT AACCAGCATAATGACAAAGCAAGTCCATCAACGGGGTGGATCCCTGTACTGCGGCCTGACTCTCATGGGAGTCCTGTGCCTCGTTGTCTTCCGCCTGCTGCCGGGCACGTCCTTTGGGGTGTACGCCATGCCCGATGAGCGCAACATCTACCACATCCGCGACGGCCTGCACGTCCCGTGCACCTTCTTCGACACCGTGAACCTCACGGGCTACACGCCCTTCCCGAACGGCAGCTACTCGTACGAGGGAGTGCTGATACCCAGCCACCTGGTGGGCCAGTACAACTACATCTACAAGGACTTGGTGGAGCGCGTGGATGTCGACTGGCATCCGCGCGGCTGCATCTGCAGGCTGAAGGCCTGCCTGAACATCTGCTGTCCGTGGGGTCAGGTGTACAACAGCGAGAAGGAGGAGTGCAACAACGACACCACGGACATCAGGATCTGGCCACAGCCCGTGATGAATGTGACCTTCGACAACAGCAGCACGCAGTCGGTGAACATCTTCAAGCAGTTTGCGGTACAGAGCTTCAGGCCCTGCCCCAAGATGTTCTCCCTGCAGCCGGAGATCAACGATTTCGATGACTATCTGCTGTTCCAGAACGGCTCAATGCTCCGTCTGGACGATCACAATTACATCAACAAGAGCGAGTTCTGTCTGGTGGTGTCCTACGTGAACGAAACGGATCTCTACTACAGTCTGAATCCGGCCAATTGCGACACGGACACGGAGCACACCACAGTGAAGATCATCAATGCGTACG CCATGCTCTTCTCCATTCCCTTTATGATGCTCACCATCGCCGTCTATCTGCTGATACCCGAGCTGAGGAATCAGCACGGAAAGAGTCTCGTGTGCTATCTGATGGGTCTCTCCAGCGGCTATACGGCCCTCTGCTGCGTTCTGCTCCTCAAGAACCTCGATCCGGACGACTTCTCCTGCAAAGTGTTTGGATATACCGCCTACTTCTGCTTCATGTCGGCCTTTTTCTGGCTGAATGTCATCAGCTTTGACTTGTGGCACAATTTCCGTGGCACACGGGGCATCAATCGGTTCCAGGAGAAGAAGCGGTTCCTCTTTTACTCGCTGTACTCCTGGGGAGCGGCGTTGATCTTCCTGGCCTTCACGTGGATCGCACAGGAGCAGACCGACTGGCCGGCCGATCTCAAGCCGGGCATCGGCGGGGGCCAATATTGCTGGCTGGACATGCGCAACTGGTCCGCGATGATCTACTTCTTTGGGCCCATTCTGGCCATCATTGTGGCCAACACCGTGATGTTCGTGATGACCTCCGTGAAGATCCACGGCGTGCAGCGGGAGATGGCCCGGATCATAGCCCGCGAGGACAGCACCAAGAATCTGCGCACCGAAAAGGACAA GTTTGGACTGTTCCTGCGGCTGTTCCTCATCATGGGCGTCACCTGGTCCTCGGAGATCATCTCGTATTTCGTGGGCAACGACAAGAAGTGGTCGAAGATCTTCTACATCTCGGACCTGTGCAATGCCATGCAGGGCTTCCTCATCTTCATGCTGTTCGTGATGAAGAAGAAGGTCAAGCACTTGATAACCAACAG AACGATACGCGTGCGCAGTCTGCGTCAAACAGAGACAAACACAACGATGGCCGGCAGCAATTTCTCGGTGCGGCAGCGATTCATGGACGCCTCCAGCCACATCCGACGGCTGGTCGTGATCCGCAACGCGTTCGCCAATGCCGCGACCACCACCAGTGGTGTGCACTCCCATGCGGTATAG
- the LOC108151389 gene encoding G-protein coupled receptor Mth2 isoform X9, with the protein MTKQVHQRGGSLYCGLTLMGVLCLVVFRLLPGTSFGVYAMPDERNIYHIRDGLHVPCTFFDTVNLTGYTPFPNGSYSYEGVLIPSHLVGQYNYIYKDLVERVDVDWHPRGCICRLKACLNICCPWGQVYNSEKEECNNDTTDIRIWPQPVMNVTFDNSSTQSVNIFKQFAVQSFRPCPKMFSLQPEINDFDDYLLFQNGSMLRLDDHNYINKSEFCLVVSYVNETDLYYSLNPANCDTDTEHTTVKIINAYAMLFSIPFMMLTIAVYLLIPELRNQHGKSLVCYLMGLSSGYTALCCVLLLKNLDPDDFSCKVFGYTAYFCFMSAFFWLNVISFDLWHNFRGTRGINRFQEKKRFLFYSLYSWGAALIFLAFTWIAQEQTDWPADLKPGIGGGQYCWLDMRNWSAMIYFFGPILAIIVANTVMFVMTSVKIHGVQREMARIIAREDSTKNLRTEKDNARRVLLRLRFGLFLRLFLIMGVTWSSEIISYFVGNDKKWSKIFYISDLCNAMQGFLIFMLFVMKKKVKHLITNRPLSVLLNSKFNSYKNRNKNSYSLKQQTNSSPTNTDPPKHEQTNANANANANANANATIAAT; encoded by the exons ATGACAAAGCAAGTCCATCAACGGGGTGGATCCCTGTACTGCGGCCTGACTCTCATGGGAGTCCTGTGCCTCGTTGTCTTCCGCCTGCTGCCGGGCACGTCCTTTGGGGTGTACGCCATGCCCGATGAGCGCAACATCTACCACATCCGCGACGGCCTGCACGTCCCGTGCACCTTCTTCGACACCGTGAACCTCACGGGCTACACGCCCTTCCCGAACGGCAGCTACTCGTACGAGGGAGTGCTGATACCCAGCCACCTGGTGGGCCAGTACAACTACATCTACAAGGACTTGGTGGAGCGCGTGGATGTCGACTGGCATCCGCGCGGCTGCATCTGCAGGCTGAAGGCCTGCCTGAACATCTGCTGTCCGTGGGGTCAGGTGTACAACAGCGAGAAGGAGGAGTGCAACAACGACACCACGGACATCAGGATCTGGCCACAGCCCGTGATGAATGTGACCTTCGACAACAGCAGCACGCAGTCGGTGAACATCTTCAAGCAGTTTGCGGTACAGAGCTTCAGGCCCTGCCCCAAGATGTTCTCCCTGCAGCCGGAGATCAACGATTTCGATGACTATCTGCTGTTCCAGAACGGCTCAATGCTCCGTCTGGACGATCACAATTACATCAACAAGAGCGAGTTCTGTCTGGTGGTGTCCTACGTGAACGAAACGGATCTCTACTACAGTCTGAATCCGGCCAATTGCGACACGGACACGGAGCACACCACAGTGAAGATCATCAATGCGTACG CCATGCTCTTCTCCATTCCCTTTATGATGCTCACCATCGCCGTCTATCTGCTGATACCCGAGCTGAGGAATCAGCACGGAAAGAGTCTCGTGTGCTATCTGATGGGTCTCTCCAGCGGCTATACGGCCCTCTGCTGCGTTCTGCTCCTCAAGAACCTCGATCCGGACGACTTCTCCTGCAAAGTGTTTGGATATACCGCCTACTTCTGCTTCATGTCGGCCTTTTTCTGGCTGAATGTCATCAGCTTTGACTTGTGGCACAATTTCCGTGGCACACGGGGCATCAATCGGTTCCAGGAGAAGAAGCGGTTCCTCTTTTACTCGCTGTACTCCTGGGGAGCGGCGTTGATCTTCCTGGCCTTCACGTGGATCGCACAGGAGCAGACCGACTGGCCGGCCGATCTCAAGCCGGGCATCGGCGGGGGCCAATATTGCTGGCTGGACATGCGCAACTGGTCCGCGATGATCTACTTCTTTGGGCCCATTCTGGCCATCATTGTGGCCAACACCGTGATGTTCGTGATGACCTCCGTGAAGATCCACGGCGTGCAGCGGGAGATGGCCCGGATCATAGCCCGCGAGGACAGCACCAAGAATCTGCGCACCGAAAAGGACAA CGCACGGCGTGTCCTGCTCCGCCTCAGGTTTGGACTGTTCCTGCGGCTGTTCCTCATCATGGGCGTCACCTGGTCCTCGGAGATCATCTCGTATTTCGTGGGCAACGACAAGAAGTGGTCGAAGATCTTCTACATCTCGGACCTGTGCAATGCCATGCAGGGCTTCCTCATCTTCATGCTGTTCGTGATGAAGAAGAAGGTCAAGCACTTGATAACCAACAG ACCGCTTTCGGTATTGCTTAACAGCAAGTTCAACAGCTACAagaacagaaacaaaaacagctaCAGCCTCAAACAGCAGACTAACTCAAGTCCCACCAACACAGATCCACCCAAACACGAACAAACCAATGCCAATGCTAATGCTAATGCTAATGCTAATGCCAATGCCACTATTGCTGCCAcatga